In one window of Bos taurus isolate L1 Dominette 01449 registration number 42190680 breed Hereford chromosome 15, ARS-UCD2.0, whole genome shotgun sequence DNA:
- the PTS gene encoding 6-pyruvoyl tetrahydrobiopterin synthase isoform X1 — protein sequence MNGAGSGPRRRARVSRLVSFSATHRLHSKSLSNEENLKLFGKCNNPNGHGHNYKVVVTVHGEVRAEHVCGLCRLLGPLSATVMDSVLKSSVQIRVASLLVFVDGELLPFQAFPLPKHHLSCAVCGQVEGQCSGKGASSTWCFHAEMDCLGDEGIVGPVSAHVAVFSNLPEVKI from the exons ATGAACGGGGCAGGGTCGGGCCCTCGCCGGCGGGCGCGAGTGTCCCGCCTCGTCTCCTTCAGCGCGACCCACCGCCTCCACAG caAATCTCTTAGTAATGAAGAAAACTTGAAATTATTTGGGAAGTGCAACAACCCAAATGGCCATGGGCACAATTACAAAG TTGTGGTGACAGTACATGGAGAGGTACGTGCTGAACATGTCTGTGGTTTGTGCAGATTGCTGGGCCCTCTTTCAGCCACAGTAATGGATTCTGTGTTGAAAAGTTCTGTTCAGATTCGTGTTGCTTCATTGTTGGTCTTTGTGGATGGTGAGCTGCTGCCATTTCAGGCCTTTCCTCTCCCAAAGCATCATCTGTCATGTGCTGTATGTGGACAGGTAGAAGGGCAGTGCAGTGGAAAGGGAGCCTCGAGTACTTGGTGTTTCCATGCTGAGATGGATTGTCTTGGGGATGAAGGCATTGTGGGACCAGTTTCTGCACATGTTGCAGTCTTTAGTAATTTACCAGAGGTTAAAATATGA
- the PTS gene encoding 6-pyruvoyl tetrahydrobiopterin synthase, which translates to MNGAGSGPRRRARVSRLVSFSATHRLHSKSLSNEENLKLFGKCNNPNGHGHNYKVVVTVHGEVDPVTGMVMNLTDLKKYMEEAIMKPLDHKNLDLDVPYFADIVSTTENVAVYIWENLQKFLPVGVLYKVKVYETDNNIVVYKGE; encoded by the exons ATGAACGGGGCAGGGTCGGGCCCTCGCCGGCGGGCGCGAGTGTCCCGCCTCGTCTCCTTCAGCGCGACCCACCGCCTCCACAG caAATCTCTTAGTAATGAAGAAAACTTGAAATTATTTGGGAAGTGCAACAACCCAAATGGCCATGGGCACAATTACAAAG TTGTGGTGACAGTACATGGAGAG GTTGATCCTGTTACAGgaatggtcatgaatttgactGACCTCAAAAAGTATATGGAG GAGGCAATTATGAAGCCCCTTGATCATAAGAATCTGGATCTAGATGTGCCATATTTTGCAGACATTGTAAG cacaacagaaAATGTAGCCGTATATATCTGGGAAAACCTCCAGAAATTTCTTCCTGTGGGAGTTCTTTATAAAGTAAAAGTATATGAAACTGACAATAATATTGTAGTCTATAAAGGAGAATAA